In Ovis canadensis isolate MfBH-ARS-UI-01 breed Bighorn chromosome 11, ARS-UI_OviCan_v2, whole genome shotgun sequence, one genomic interval encodes:
- the LOC138415469 gene encoding proline-rich protein HaeIII subfamily 1-like, whose translation MGMSEVCARAGACVRLRSPALTTPPTPGPPLRAQPHELGLCLLGDRDPRLLPLHSLPSAQRPRATWPTEIVVPPPLRGPDQAAPSPTAAEPRAPSPPPGPGKGLRKRCGLRSGGGGGQGECERPTPDPSPPRSSGPAAGQPPLQPTQRPPGANPRRRSPPPAQPCRDSQLLPVPAGNRSLPPPPAPSPDGHRCPHPPGTALRSRPVAAAGSLPTPHPSPQPPSLAPAPLLLRRRRRRRRLLLPGCSGFLWLGRRRGPRRGHHHVARGGRPPPCGPAWLRARRPPAPRRAARAPRPLPDASPRSVAWRVCGGVCGQRRNSGDTAFHELQVCGNPALIKCIGTNFPTALFLNEGW comes from the exons ATGGGAATGTCCGAGGTGTGCGCGCGCGCCGGAGCATGTGTGCGC ctccGCTCACCAGCGCTCACCACACCCCCGACCCCCGGCCCGCCACTTCGAGCCCAACCCCACGAGCTGGGGCTCTGCCTCCTGGGCGATCGCGACCCGCGTTTGCTTCCTCTGCATTCTCTCCCTTCGGCCCAGCGGCCCCGCGCGA CTTGGCCGACAGAAATTGTCGTCCCTCCCCCTCTCAGAGGCCCGGACcaggcagccccctcccccactgccgCCGAGCCCCGGGCCCCTAGTCCACCTCCGGGGCCGGGGAAGGGGCTCCGGAAGCGGTGCGGCCTGAGAAGCGGCGGAGGAGGGGGACAGGGGGAATGCGAACGGCCGACGCCGGACCCTTCCCCTCCCCGCTCCTCTGGACCAGCTGCGGGCCAACCTCCTCTTCAGCCCACCCAGCGACCCCCGGGGGCCAACCCTAGGCgccgctcccctccccccgcccagcCCTGCCGGGACTCACAGCTGCTGCCGGTTCCTGCTGGTAATCGCAGCTTACCCCCTCCGCCTGCTCCCTCCCCAGACGGGCACCGGTGCCCCCACCCCCCTGGCACCGCGCTCCGCTCTCGCCCTGTCGCCGCCGCCgggtctctccccaccccccacccctccccccagcccccctcccTCGCTCCCGCCCCGCtcctcctccgccgccgccgccgccgccgccgcctcctcctccccgGCTGCTCCGGGTTTCTCTGGCTGGGAAGGCGCCGCGGACCCCGCCGCGGCCACCACCACGTGGCGAGGGGCGGCCGGCCCCCGCCGTGCGGCCCAGCCTGGCTGCGCGCCCGGCGCCCACCGGCTCCCCGCCGCGCGGCCCGCGCTCCGCGCCCCCTCCCCGACGCCTCCCCACGCAGTGTGGCGTGGCGGGTGTGTGGGGGCGTCTGCGGACAGCGTAGGAACTCGGGTG ATACTGCTTTTCACGAATTGCAAGTTTGTGGCAATCCTGCATTGATCAAGTGTATTGGCACCAATTTTCCAACAGCATTATTCTTAAATGAAG GATGGTGA
- the KPNB1 gene encoding importin subunit beta-1 — protein sequence MELITILEKTVSPDRLELEAAQKFLERAAVENLPTFLVELSRVLANPGNSQVARVAAGLQIKNSLTSKDPDIKAQYQQRWLAIDANARREVKNYVLQTLGTETYRPSSASQCVAGIACAEIPVNQWPELIPQLVANVTNPNSTEHMKESTLEAIGYICQDIDPEQLQDKSNEILTAIIQGMRKEEPSNNVKLAATNALLNSLEFTKANFDKESERHFIMQVVCEATQCPDTRVRVAALQNLVKIMSLYYQYMETYMGPALFAITIEAMKSDIDEVALQGIEFWSNVCDEEMDLAIEASEAAEQGRPPEHTSKFYAKGALQYLVPILTQTLTKQDENDDDDDWNPCKAAGVCLMLLATCCEDDIVPHVLPFIKEHIKNPDWRYRDAAVMAFGCILEGPEPNQLKPLVIQAMPTLIELMKDPSVVVRDTTAWTVGRICELLPEAAINDVYLTPLLQCLIEGLSAEPRVASNVCWAFSSLAEAAYEAADVADDQEEPATYCLSSSFELIVQKLLETTDRPDGHQNNLRSSAYESLMEIVKNSAKDCYPAVQKTTLVIMERLQQVLQMESHIQSTSDRIQFNDLQSLLCATLQNVLRKVQHQDALQISDVVMASLLRMFQSTAGSGGVQEDALMAVSTLVEVLGGEFLKYMEAFKPFLGIGLKNYAEYQVCLAAVGLVGDLCRALQSNILPFCDEVMQLLLENLGNENVHRSVKPQILSVFGDIALAIGGEFKKYLEVVLNTLQQASQAQVDKSDYDMVDYLNELREGCLEAYTGIVQGLKGDQENVHPDVMLVQPRVEFILSFIDHIAGDEDHTDGVVACAAGLIGDLCTAFGKDVLKLVEARPMIHELLTEGRRSKTNKAKTLATWATKELRKLKNQA from the exons ATGGAGCTGATCACCATCCTCGAGAAGACCGTGTCTCCTG ATCGGCTGGAACTGGAAGCGGCGCAGAAGTTCCTGGAGCGTGCGGCCGTGGAGAACCTG CCCACTTTCCTTGTGGAACTGTCCAGAGTGCTGGCAAATCCAGGAAACAGTCAAGTTGCCAGAGTTGCAGCTGGTCTACAAATCAAGAACTCTTTGACATCTAAAGATCCAGATATCAAGGCACAGTATCAGCAGAGGTGGCTAGCTATTGATGCTAATGCTCGACGGGAAGTCAAGAATTAT GTTTTGCAGACTTTGGGCACAGAAACGTACCGGCCTAGTTCTGCCTCGCAGTGTGTGGCTGGTATTGCTTGTGCAGAGATCCCAGTGAACCAGTGGCCAGAACTCATTCCTCAGCTGGTGGCCAATGTCACAAACCCCAACAGCACAGAGCACATGAAAGAGTCAACATTGGAAGCTATTGGTTACATTTGCCAAGATATA GACCCAGAGCAGCTACAGGATAAATCCAATGAGATTCTGACTGCCATAATCCAGGGGATGAGGAAAGAAGAGCCTAGTAATAATGTGAAGCTAGCAGCTACTAATGCACTCCTGAACTCACTGGAGTTCACCAAAGCAAACTTTGACAAAGag TCCGAAAGGCACTTTATTATGCAGGTAGTCTGTGAAGCCACACAGTGTCCAGATACGAGG GTACGAGTGGCTGCCTTACAGAATCTGGTGAAGATAATGTCCTTATATTATCAGTACATGGAGACATATATGGGTCCTGCTCTTTTTGCA atCACAATTGAAGCAATGAAAAGTGACATTGATGAGGTAGCCCTACAGGGGATAGAATTCTGGTCCAATGTCTGCGATGAGGAAATGGATTTGGCCATTGAAGCTTCAGAG GCAGCAGAACAAGGACGGCCCCCTGAGCACACCAGCAAATTTTATGCCAAGGGAGCGCTACAGTACCTGGTTCCAATCCTCACACAGACACTAACTAAACAG GATGAAAATGACGACGATGACGACTGGAACCCCTGCAAAGCAGCAGGGGTGTGCCTCATGCttctggccacctgctgtgaagatgACATTGTCCCACATGTCCTTCCCTTCATCAAAGAGCACATCAAGAACCCTGACTGGCGGTACCGGGATGCAGCAGTGATGGCCTTTGGCTGCATCTTGGAAGGACCAGAGCCCAATCAGCTCAAACCACTAGTTATACAG GCTATGCCCACCTTAATAGAATTAATGAAAGACCCCAGTGTAGTTGTTCGAGATACAACTGCATGGACAGTGGGCAGAATCTGTGAACTGCTCCCTGAAGCCGCCATCAATGATGTCTACTTGACTCCCCTGCTGCAGTGTCTGATTGAGGGCCTCAGTGCTGAGCCCAGAGTGGCTTCAAATGTGTGCTGG GCTTTCTCCAGTCTGGCTGAAGCTGCTTATGAAGCTGCAGATGTAGCTGATGATCAGGAAGAACCAGCTACCTATTGCTTATCATCTTCTTTTGAACTCATAGTTCAGAAGCTCTTGGAGACCACAGACAG ACCTGATGGACACCAGAACAACCTGAGGAGTTCTGCATATGAATCGCTAATGGAAATTGTGAAAAACAGTGCCAAGGACTGTTACCCTGCAGTTCAGAAAACTACTCTGGTCATCATGGAACGCCTGCAACAGGTGCTCCAGATGGAG TCACATATCCAGAGCACATCGGATAGGATCCAGTTCAATGACCTTCAGTCTTTACTCTGCGCAACTCTTCAG AATGTTCTCCGGAAGGTGCAACATCAAGATGCTTTGCAGATCTCTGATGTGGTCATGGCCTCCCTGTTAAGGATGTTCCAAAGCACAGCTGGGTCTGGGGGAGTGCAAGAGGATGCCCTAATGGCCGTTAGCACATTGGTGGAAG TGTTGGGTGGTGAATTCCTAAAGTACATGGAGGCCTTTAAACCCTTCTTGGGCATTGGATTGAAAAATTACGCTGAGTACCAG GTTTGTTTGGCGGCTGTGGGCTTAGTGGGAGACTTATGCCGTGCCCTGCAATCCAACATCTTACCTTTCTGTGACGAGGTGATGCAGCTCTTACTGGAGAACTTGGGG AATGAAAATGTTCACAGGTCTGTGAAGCCACAGATTCTGTCAGTGTTTGGTGATATTGCCCTTGCTATTGGTGGAGAgtttaaaaaatacctagaggTGGTTTTGAATACTCTTCAGCAGGCCTCCCAGGCCCAAGTGGACAAG TCAGACTATGACATGGTGGATTATCTGAATGAGCTACGGGAAGGCTGCTTGGAAGCCTATACCGGAATTGTCCAGGGATTGAAGGGAGACCAGGAGAACGTACACC CGGATGTGATGCTGGTACAGCCCCGAGTAGAATTTATTCTGTCTTTCATTGACCACATTGCCGGAGATGAGGATCATACAGACGGAGTAGTAGCTTGTGCTGCTGGACTGATAGG GGACTTGTGTACAGCATTTGGGAAGGATGTACTGAAGTTAGTAGAAGCTAGGCCAATGATCCATGAACTGTTAACTGAAGGGCGGAGATCGAAGACTAACAAAGCGAAAACCCTTGCTACATGGGCAACGAAAGaactgaggaaactgaagaacCAAGCTTG A